From the genome of Macrobrachium nipponense isolate FS-2020 chromosome 29, ASM1510439v2, whole genome shotgun sequence, one region includes:
- the LOC135206144 gene encoding electron transfer flavoprotein beta subunit lysine methyltransferase-like isoform X2 → MVTKYIVMGKVIPTQLNNFIRSGLSFFSRTRFSTGCNNEPSKSVGKTYRDHILAETDLSRDHLTPEIQLYLITQNCRLWRARPEDSPFCEPFWAFYWPGGQALSRYLLDNKAVVKGKRVLDFGTGCGASGLAAKLSGAGHVTFNDIDPIAAEVVLLNGTENKIDIDNFSTVNLIGSCCQNFEVLLVGDMLYDTEFADEVLKWLRSEHEKGSVVFIGDPGRFALESHPLKSSLKCLAKYELKPSTVLENNGHVQAFVWTFK, encoded by the exons ATGGTTACGAAATATATCGTCATGGGTAAAGTAATCCCAACCCAATTGAACAACTTTATCCGATCAGGGTTATCGTTTTTTTCAAGGACTAGGTTTTCAACGGGATGCAACAACGAACCATCGAAGTCTGTGGGAAAG ACATACAGAGACCACATCCTAGCTGAAACAGATTTAAGCCGAGATCATTTGACTCCAGAAATACAACTTTACCTCATTACTCAGAACTGCCGGTTGTGGAGGGCACGTCCTGAAGACTCGCCATTTTGTGAACCCTTCTGGGCATTTTACTGGCCTGGTGGACAAGCTCTCTCTAG GTACCTACTTGATAATAAAGCTGTTGTAAAAGGGAAAAGGGTACTTGATTTTGGCACTGGCTGTGGAGCAAGTGGATTGGCAGCAAAGTTATCTGGAGCAGGGCATGTTACTTTCAATGACATTGATCCAA TTGCTGCTGAAGTTGTTTTGTTGAATGGCACAGAAAACAAGATAGATATTGACAATTTCTCAACGGTGAATCTAATTGGATCATGCTGCCAAAATTTTGAAGTCCTACTGGTAGGAGATATGCTATATGATACAGAATTTGCTGATGAAGTTTTAAAGTGGTTGAGAAGTGAGCATGAAAA GGGATCTGTTGTCTTTATTGGCGATCCAGGGAGATTTGCACTGGAATCCCATCCATTGAAGTCAAGTTTGAAGTGTTTAGCAAAATACGAATTGAAACCATCGACTGTATTAGAAAACAATGGGCATGTCCAGGCTTTTGTGTGGACATTTAAATAA
- the LOC135206144 gene encoding electron transfer flavoprotein beta subunit lysine methyltransferase-like isoform X3, producing MWIVPFFVQWYKKTYRDHILAETDLSRDHLTPEIQLYLITQNCRLWRARPEDSPFCEPFWAFYWPGGQALSRYLLDNKAVVKGKRVLDFGTGCGASGLAAKLSGAGHVTFNDIDPIAAEVVLLNGTENKIDIDNFSTVNLIGSCCQNFEVLLVGDMLYDTEFADEVLKWLRSEHEKSFIFLQGICCLYWRSREICTGIPSIEVKFEVFSKIRIETIDCIRKQWACPGFCVDI from the exons ATGTGGATTGTACCATTTTttgtacaatggtataaaaaG ACATACAGAGACCACATCCTAGCTGAAACAGATTTAAGCCGAGATCATTTGACTCCAGAAATACAACTTTACCTCATTACTCAGAACTGCCGGTTGTGGAGGGCACGTCCTGAAGACTCGCCATTTTGTGAACCCTTCTGGGCATTTTACTGGCCTGGTGGACAAGCTCTCTCTAG GTACCTACTTGATAATAAAGCTGTTGTAAAAGGGAAAAGGGTACTTGATTTTGGCACTGGCTGTGGAGCAAGTGGATTGGCAGCAAAGTTATCTGGAGCAGGGCATGTTACTTTCAATGACATTGATCCAA TTGCTGCTGAAGTTGTTTTGTTGAATGGCACAGAAAACAAGATAGATATTGACAATTTCTCAACGGTGAATCTAATTGGATCATGCTGCCAAAATTTTGAAGTCCTACTGGTAGGAGATATGCTATATGATACAGAATTTGCTGATGAAGTTTTAAAGTGGTTGAGAAGTGAGCATGAAAA GTCATTTATTTTCTTGCAGGGGATCTGTTGTCTTTATTGGCGATCCAGGGAGATTTGCACTGGAATCCCATCCATTGAAGTCAAGTTTGAAGTGTTTAGCAAAATACGAATTGAAACCATCGACTGTATTAGAAAACAATGGGCATGTCCAGGCTTTTGTGTGGACATTTAA
- the LOC135206143 gene encoding uncharacterized protein LOC135206143, with protein sequence MPGAVPGFCNLECWCHVPTRGVHKPPCYLCVIDCCSLSSKKEATPSAPSLTSLEETEPAHLPSASVETETQPNDTNTPSAQPPPRSYGWRESLQRRASLGIVDQGTAHNQNFFAETYISLPPDPENAQPETEAPGPSRGTGPAEGVYIPEPDYFTTPVESPVSLEGSRDDEDTGTACDDEAEESNAKQMTRIQINSDSRPIDLAELIRNVMLDPRDPSDDEDEDTSENTETQSVPSGKQQFERNPSRRRRDRNQGADKYQSFYNTGAKPYLIARASLTRHQSLNGALSQSETEFQRLHKIHRRDTSSDAARRYLQSDENLHRTWWKQVSSRKRNHPRKSPSSKRHDGASHRSLTNFEEVWRSHRS encoded by the exons ATGCCTGGCGCCGTTCCTGGCTTCTGCAACCTCGAATGTTGGTGCCACGTCCCTACCCGCGGTGTCCACAAGCCTCCTTGCTACTTGTGCGTCATCGACTGCTGCTCTTTGTCGA GTAAAAAGGAAGCGACACCATCGGCCCCTAGTCTGACTTCGCTAGAAGAAACAGAACCTGCACATCTTCCATCTGCCAGT GTAGAGACAGAGACGCAACCCAACGACACTAATACCCCCAGTGCTCAACCACCCCCGAGGAGTTATGGATGGCGCGAGAGTTTGCAGAGACGCGCTTCCTTGGGCATCGTCGACCAAGGAACGGCACACAATCAAAATTTTTTCGCAGAGACTTACATCAGCCTCCCTCCTGACCCTGAAAACGCCCAACCCGAAACTGAGGCTCCAGGTCCTTCTAGAGGAACGGGACCTGCCGAAGGTGTCTACATACCCGAGCCCGATTACTTTACAACCCCGGTGGAAAGCCCAGTGTCCTTAGAAGGGAGCCGAGATGACGAGGACACGGGGACGGCTTGCGATGATGAAGCCGAGGAAAGCAATGCGAAACAAATGACAAGAATACAGATAAATTCCGACAGTAGACCTATCGATTTAGCCGAACTGATAAGAAATGTGATGCTGGACCCACGAGACCCGAGTgatgatgaagacgaagatacATCCGAGAACACAGAGACACAGAGCGTACCCAGCGGAAAGCAACAGTTTGAAAGAAACCCTTCGAGACGGAGGCGAGACAGGAACCAGGGAGCTGATAAATATCAGAGTTTCTACAATACCGGTGCTAAACCCTACCTCATTGCGAGGGCCAGCCTAACCCGCCACCAAAGTCTTAATGGGGCTCTGTCGCAGAGCGAGACAGAATTCCAACGACTGCACAAAATCCACAGGAGAGACACGTCGTCCGACGCGGCAAGACGGTACCTGCAGAGCGACGAAAACCTTCACAGAACCTGGTGGAAGCAGGTCTCGTCAAGGAAGCGGAACCACCCGAGAAAGAGCCCCTCTTCGAAAAGGCACGACGGGGCCAGTCATCGTTCGCTAACAAACTTCGAAGAGGTCTGGAGATCCCACAGAAGCTGA
- the LOC135206144 gene encoding electron transfer flavoprotein beta subunit lysine methyltransferase-like isoform X1 codes for MVTKYIVMGKVIPTQLNNFIRSGLSFFSRTRFSTGCNNEPSKSVGKTYRDHILAETDLSRDHLTPEIQLYLITQNCRLWRARPEDSPFCEPFWAFYWPGGQALSRYLLDNKAVVKGKRVLDFGTGCGASGLAAKLSGAGHVTFNDIDPIAAEVVLLNGTENKIDIDNFSTVNLIGSCCQNFEVLLVGDMLYDTEFADEVLKWLRSEHEKSFIFLQGICCLYWRSREICTGIPSIEVKFEVFSKIRIETIDCIRKQWACPGFCVDI; via the exons ATGGTTACGAAATATATCGTCATGGGTAAAGTAATCCCAACCCAATTGAACAACTTTATCCGATCAGGGTTATCGTTTTTTTCAAGGACTAGGTTTTCAACGGGATGCAACAACGAACCATCGAAGTCTGTGGGAAAG ACATACAGAGACCACATCCTAGCTGAAACAGATTTAAGCCGAGATCATTTGACTCCAGAAATACAACTTTACCTCATTACTCAGAACTGCCGGTTGTGGAGGGCACGTCCTGAAGACTCGCCATTTTGTGAACCCTTCTGGGCATTTTACTGGCCTGGTGGACAAGCTCTCTCTAG GTACCTACTTGATAATAAAGCTGTTGTAAAAGGGAAAAGGGTACTTGATTTTGGCACTGGCTGTGGAGCAAGTGGATTGGCAGCAAAGTTATCTGGAGCAGGGCATGTTACTTTCAATGACATTGATCCAA TTGCTGCTGAAGTTGTTTTGTTGAATGGCACAGAAAACAAGATAGATATTGACAATTTCTCAACGGTGAATCTAATTGGATCATGCTGCCAAAATTTTGAAGTCCTACTGGTAGGAGATATGCTATATGATACAGAATTTGCTGATGAAGTTTTAAAGTGGTTGAGAAGTGAGCATGAAAA GTCATTTATTTTCTTGCAGGGGATCTGTTGTCTTTATTGGCGATCCAGGGAGATTTGCACTGGAATCCCATCCATTGAAGTCAAGTTTGAAGTGTTTAGCAAAATACGAATTGAAACCATCGACTGTATTAGAAAACAATGGGCATGTCCAGGCTTTTGTGTGGACATTTAA